One window from the genome of Leptospira broomii serovar Hurstbridge str. 5399 encodes:
- the prfB gene encoding peptide chain release factor 2 has protein sequence MEVKNAKELKRLSKELQENFLNRWKLLNLDKDQDQLKSFNDRISDPSFWDNPDQAKSVSQRKTELERKLAPWIAIRQDINDFPDLVELTFEEKGEDGVEELSSEYSRLKDEFERLELLGALNEPEDMKPAFLNIHPGAGGTESQDWAEMLFRMYLKYFDKKGYQYSVVDFQEGEGAGIKNATIHVIGDFAYGFLKCENGVHRLVRISPFDANKRRHTSFVSVHVSPELDDDIDIKIEDKDLRIDVYRSSGAGGQHVNTTDSAVRMTHIPTGIVVACQNERSQIKNRDTAMKMLKARLYEMEQERLKEDLQKKSGEKKDIAWGNQIRSYVFHPYNMVKDHRTDYETGNVQAVMDGDIEPFIMAYLKTL, from the coding sequence ATGGAAGTTAAGAACGCCAAGGAACTCAAACGCCTTTCTAAAGAATTACAGGAAAATTTCCTGAATCGATGGAAACTCTTGAATCTGGATAAGGATCAAGATCAATTAAAGTCCTTTAATGATAGAATATCCGATCCCTCGTTTTGGGATAACCCGGATCAGGCAAAATCCGTCAGCCAAAGAAAAACCGAATTGGAACGAAAGCTTGCGCCTTGGATCGCAATACGACAGGACATCAACGACTTTCCCGATTTGGTAGAATTAACCTTTGAAGAAAAAGGGGAAGACGGTGTCGAAGAACTTAGCTCAGAATATTCCCGTCTAAAAGACGAGTTTGAACGGCTAGAACTCCTGGGCGCCCTGAACGAACCGGAGGATATGAAGCCTGCATTCTTAAATATTCATCCCGGTGCAGGCGGCACGGAAAGTCAAGATTGGGCGGAAATGCTTTTTCGAATGTATTTAAAATATTTCGATAAGAAAGGATATCAGTACAGCGTCGTTGATTTTCAGGAAGGCGAAGGTGCAGGTATCAAGAATGCGACGATCCATGTGATCGGAGATTTCGCTTACGGCTTTTTGAAATGCGAAAACGGAGTCCATAGACTAGTTAGAATTTCCCCTTTCGACGCAAACAAAAGACGGCACACATCTTTCGTTTCGGTTCACGTCAGCCCAGAGTTAGACGACGATATCGATATAAAAATAGAAGATAAAGACCTGAGAATCGACGTGTATCGTTCTTCCGGTGCAGGCGGTCAGCACGTCAACACAACCGACTCGGCAGTCCGGATGACGCATATTCCGACAGGGATCGTCGTTGCCTGCCAAAATGAACGCTCGCAAATTAAAAACCGTGACACCGCGATGAAAATGCTTAAAGCTCGTTTATACGAAATGGAACAAGAGCGATTAAAGGAGGATTTGCAAAAAAAATCCGGCGAAAAGAAAGATATCGCCTGGGGGAATCAAATCCGCTCATACGTATTCCATCCCTATAATATGGTTAAAGATCACCGTACTGATTATGAAACTGGAAATGTTCAAGCAGTTATGGACGGAGACATCGAACCGTTTATTATGGCTTACTTAAAAACCCTCTGA
- the purD gene encoding phosphoribosylamine--glycine ligase, producing the protein MSRVLLIGSGGRESAIAYKLRQSSKLTSLHVFPGNGGFPEEELLPIDSFDLKQKISVQEFVRKEGYDLVVVGPEDPLVDGICDWLQEINVLTFGPSAYCAQVEGSKEFAKSLMKEAGVPTAKYESFSDFESALAYTRKEGVPIVIKADGLAAGKGVTVCFRFEEAEVALKEIFLDKKFGASGNKVVIEEFMEGQEASIFAISDGVRYFTLPAAQDHKRAYDGDKGPNTGGMGAYCPTPIITPETLENINRSVFDPMFEIFRKKGHPYKGLLYAGLMITPKGEPKVVEFNCRFGDPETQCVLPMLDGDLLEIFVACAKGNLSGVKTGILPGASTVVVLAADGYPESYAKNIPLNIPETSSKDIVVFHAGTSKKDGNIISTGGRILGVSARGKNLKDSVEKAYSYLSKLVAPKTFYRKDIARKAL; encoded by the coding sequence ATGTCTCGTGTCCTTTTAATCGGCTCTGGCGGTAGGGAAAGTGCGATCGCCTACAAACTAAGGCAATCTTCAAAATTGACATCCCTTCATGTTTTTCCGGGAAACGGAGGCTTTCCTGAGGAGGAACTGCTCCCTATAGATTCCTTCGACTTAAAGCAAAAAATCTCCGTGCAAGAGTTCGTTAGAAAAGAAGGTTACGATCTAGTCGTAGTCGGCCCCGAGGATCCTTTGGTAGACGGTATCTGCGATTGGCTTCAGGAAATAAACGTACTGACTTTCGGACCGTCCGCTTACTGTGCTCAAGTGGAAGGATCCAAAGAATTTGCAAAATCTTTAATGAAGGAAGCCGGAGTTCCTACTGCAAAATACGAATCTTTTTCCGATTTCGAATCCGCGTTAGCCTATACCCGAAAAGAGGGAGTTCCTATCGTAATTAAGGCGGACGGGCTCGCCGCCGGAAAAGGTGTTACGGTTTGTTTTCGGTTCGAAGAAGCGGAAGTCGCACTCAAAGAAATTTTTTTAGACAAGAAATTCGGCGCGAGCGGTAATAAAGTCGTCATCGAAGAATTTATGGAAGGCCAAGAAGCTTCCATTTTTGCGATCAGCGATGGAGTCCGATATTTTACGCTACCCGCGGCACAGGATCATAAGCGGGCTTATGACGGAGACAAAGGGCCGAACACCGGAGGAATGGGCGCATACTGTCCTACGCCTATCATCACACCGGAAACATTAGAGAATATTAATCGATCCGTTTTCGATCCTATGTTCGAAATATTCCGAAAAAAAGGTCACCCTTATAAAGGATTATTATACGCAGGATTAATGATCACTCCGAAAGGCGAACCGAAGGTAGTGGAATTCAATTGTCGTTTTGGCGATCCTGAAACGCAATGCGTGCTTCCGATGCTGGACGGCGACTTATTGGAAATTTTCGTAGCGTGCGCCAAAGGAAACCTCTCTGGCGTAAAAACAGGCATTCTGCCCGGCGCATCTACCGTAGTCGTTTTGGCCGCGGATGGTTATCCCGAATCTTATGCAAAGAATATTCCTTTAAATATCCCAGAAACAAGTAGTAAAGATATCGTAGTTTTTCATGCAGGAACTTCAAAAAAGGATGGAAACATAATCTCCACGGGTGGAAGAATTTTAGGAGTTTCGGCCCGAGGAAAGAATCTGAAAGATTCTGTAGAAAAAGCTTACTCTTATTTAAGCAAACTCGTCGCGCCCAAAACCTTCTACCGAAAGGATATTGCTCGCAAAGCATTGTAG
- a CDS encoding valine--tRNA ligase, giving the protein MKKQINDRYEPASVEPKWISLWEERKSFQPNQAVSPSFTIALPPPNVTGSLHIGHALNHTIQDIIIRIERKKGKSALWIPGMDHAGIATQVVVERELAKEGKKRSDFTREEFEKKVWEWKEHSGGMIRNQQKLLGESVDWSRQRFTMDEGLSKAVVKVFKSLYDEGLIYRGERIINWCPKTLTAISDLEVEYKETKGKLYHLRYPIVGQPGKYIIVATTRPETMFGDVAVASHPDDERYKNLKDALVELPLTNRTIPIVFDSFVDKDFGSGLVKITPAHDPNDFEAGQRLGLKPLIVMNPNATLNEHAGKYAGLDRFVARRKIVADLDEAGLVEKIEDHVHSIGHNSRGGEIIEPYLSLQWFCKMRSLADLAIEAVRSGETEFVPKLWEKTFFEWMNNIRDWCVSRQLWWGHRIPAYHCKNCKHTEVSESKVEVCPNCNSRDVEQDPDVLDTWFSSQLWPFSTLGWPERTPDFEKFYPTQVLVTAFDIIFFWVARMIMMGKKFTGKSPFAKVIIHALVRDKEGKKFSKSVGNVVDPLDMMNKYGTDSFRFFLAATLPEAKDVLFDESRLDGYRSFCNKIWNSSRFILMNLEEGFQKKELENSYASKLEPMDKWILQKFNETLSNYERAYSKFLFFEMASEIYEFVWGDFCDWYIELVKPRIYGKLGPESQEVAKHVLVDILVQALGLLHPFMPFLTEEIHEVFGEGEFLIGTPFPTKYSVSAEDEGVVKTNIMQEAIKQIRVQRTENSVPLDKKCQAILKSTNPLVASSVKDFEVSILQLARLENIRVDEAYSIEKTDSVGAFRFGEVILPLSGMIDFEKERARLEKELQKVGQEEEKLSSKLENVNFLAKANPDIIEKEKDKLRLLKEKVEIIRKGIEKLS; this is encoded by the coding sequence ATGAAGAAGCAGATAAACGATCGTTACGAACCCGCGAGCGTCGAGCCAAAATGGATTTCCCTCTGGGAAGAACGTAAAAGCTTCCAGCCAAACCAAGCAGTATCTCCTTCCTTTACGATCGCACTACCTCCCCCGAACGTAACAGGCAGTCTCCATATCGGGCATGCGCTCAATCATACGATCCAAGATATCATCATTCGAATCGAACGGAAGAAAGGAAAATCGGCCCTTTGGATTCCAGGAATGGATCATGCCGGAATTGCCACTCAAGTCGTCGTGGAGCGGGAATTAGCAAAAGAAGGAAAGAAACGTTCGGATTTTACTAGGGAAGAATTCGAAAAAAAGGTTTGGGAATGGAAGGAGCATTCGGGGGGAATGATCCGAAATCAGCAAAAACTCTTAGGAGAATCCGTTGATTGGTCCCGACAAAGATTCACAATGGATGAAGGCCTATCCAAGGCTGTTGTCAAGGTTTTCAAATCCCTATATGACGAAGGTTTAATTTATCGCGGAGAACGCATCATCAACTGGTGCCCTAAAACTCTAACTGCGATTTCCGACTTGGAAGTCGAATACAAAGAAACAAAAGGGAAATTATACCACCTACGATATCCAATCGTCGGACAACCGGGTAAATATATTATTGTCGCCACTACTAGACCAGAAACCATGTTTGGCGACGTCGCTGTCGCCTCGCATCCGGACGACGAACGTTATAAAAATTTAAAAGATGCTCTGGTGGAGCTCCCACTCACGAATCGTACGATTCCGATCGTATTCGATAGTTTCGTAGATAAGGATTTCGGTTCCGGTTTGGTAAAAATCACACCTGCACATGATCCGAACGACTTCGAAGCCGGACAACGTCTCGGTCTCAAACCGTTGATCGTAATGAACCCGAATGCTACTCTAAACGAACACGCGGGAAAATACGCGGGATTAGATCGTTTTGTTGCTCGAAGAAAGATAGTCGCAGATCTGGACGAGGCAGGATTGGTCGAGAAGATCGAAGATCATGTTCATTCCATAGGACACAATTCCAGAGGCGGAGAAATTATAGAGCCGTACCTTTCCCTGCAATGGTTCTGTAAAATGAGATCCCTCGCGGATCTTGCTATCGAAGCGGTTCGCTCCGGTGAAACCGAATTCGTTCCCAAACTTTGGGAGAAGACTTTTTTCGAATGGATGAACAATATCCGAGACTGGTGCGTTTCTAGACAACTTTGGTGGGGACATAGAATCCCTGCCTATCATTGCAAAAACTGTAAACATACCGAAGTCTCCGAATCAAAGGTGGAAGTTTGTCCGAACTGTAATTCTCGAGATGTTGAGCAAGATCCGGACGTACTGGATACCTGGTTCTCGTCCCAACTCTGGCCATTCTCAACCTTAGGTTGGCCTGAACGTACGCCGGATTTCGAGAAATTTTATCCGACGCAAGTTCTCGTTACGGCTTTTGATATCATCTTTTTCTGGGTAGCTCGCATGATTATGATGGGCAAAAAATTTACCGGAAAATCGCCTTTCGCGAAAGTAATCATCCATGCGCTTGTTCGAGATAAGGAGGGAAAAAAGTTTTCCAAGTCGGTCGGGAACGTCGTGGATCCTCTCGATATGATGAACAAATACGGAACCGATTCGTTCCGTTTCTTCTTAGCTGCGACGCTCCCCGAGGCAAAAGACGTTCTCTTTGACGAAAGCCGACTGGACGGTTACCGCTCTTTCTGCAATAAGATCTGGAATTCCAGCAGATTTATTCTGATGAACTTGGAGGAAGGATTTCAAAAGAAAGAATTGGAAAATTCGTACGCTTCCAAATTAGAACCCATGGACAAATGGATTCTTCAAAAATTCAACGAAACTCTTTCTAACTACGAACGAGCCTATTCCAAATTTCTTTTCTTTGAAATGGCTTCGGAAATTTACGAATTCGTTTGGGGTGATTTTTGCGACTGGTACATCGAACTCGTAAAACCGAGAATCTACGGCAAATTAGGACCCGAATCGCAGGAAGTCGCCAAGCACGTATTAGTGGACATTCTCGTTCAAGCATTAGGATTATTGCATCCGTTTATGCCTTTCTTAACTGAAGAAATCCACGAGGTATTCGGAGAGGGAGAATTCCTGATAGGGACGCCCTTCCCGACTAAATATTCCGTTTCGGCGGAAGACGAGGGAGTCGTTAAGACTAATATTATGCAGGAAGCCATTAAACAAATCCGCGTACAAAGAACGGAAAATAGCGTTCCTCTCGACAAAAAATGCCAAGCAATATTAAAATCGACTAATCCGTTAGTCGCTTCTTCAGTTAAAGACTTCGAAGTTTCGATCTTGCAGCTGGCTCGGTTGGAAAACATTCGCGTAGACGAGGCTTACTCGATCGAAAAAACGGATTCGGTCGGGGCATTCCGATTCGGAGAAGTTATTCTTCCCCTATCCGGAATGATCGACTTCGAAAAGGAAAGGGCGCGATTAGAGAAAGAACTTCAAAAAGTCGGACAAGAAGAGGAGAAACTTTCCTCTAAACTCGAAAATGTAAACTTTCTTGCGAAAGCAAATCCGGATATCATCGAAAAGGAAAAGGACAAGCTCCGACTTTTAAAGGAAAAAGTAGAAATCATTCGTAAGGGAATTGAAAAGCTTTCTTGA
- a CDS encoding iron chaperone: MLLYALVPTLPRIDWETPIDSGIEDYIKRSSEIRKSRMQELLDFMRTEFPDLRESLKYKMPTFERNGKSISFANQKNYLSIYFPEESFVRAFRAKASGITSGKTCINLKDKDKVPMIYLKTLIKKALADKSKRN; this comes from the coding sequence ATGCTACTCTATGCTCTTGTTCCAACACTTCCCAGGATCGATTGGGAAACTCCGATCGATTCCGGAATTGAAGATTATATTAAGCGGTCATCCGAAATTCGGAAAAGTAGAATGCAGGAATTACTCGATTTTATGCGAACCGAATTTCCCGACCTTCGAGAAAGTCTAAAATATAAGATGCCGACCTTTGAAAGAAACGGGAAAAGTATCTCTTTTGCAAACCAGAAGAACTATCTCTCCATTTACTTTCCGGAAGAATCCTTTGTTAGAGCCTTTCGTGCGAAAGCGAGCGGTATCACCAGCGGAAAAACCTGTATCAACTTGAAGGATAAGGATAAGGTTCCGATGATATATCTGAAAACCTTAATTAAAAAGGCTCTCGCGGATAAATCCAAGCGAAACTGA
- a CDS encoding TetR/AcrR family transcriptional regulator: protein MIPPKVSTRERILNESRKLFFAKGYETTSIQDILSALDIAKGTFYHHFQSKEELLEEIAVKFAQEAHSTMQAEIGDLGNEGTGLDKIRRALIVTHNWKKGKAEEIRFLLESLFSAGNLQLRDKIHRKSVDLSFPLFVSLTLEGQQDGSLQSKLRADHLTSIIFDLSDALGERVAFFLLGKSKESDDEIYELMLSYHKTIEGLLGCPEGGLDYFDRNEWTELSKLFRKPEPIAESFSEPAPLVANAS, encoded by the coding sequence ATGATTCCACCTAAAGTTTCCACAAGAGAAAGAATTCTTAACGAATCCAGAAAGCTATTCTTTGCAAAAGGATACGAAACAACATCGATTCAGGATATTCTCTCCGCGCTTGATATCGCGAAGGGTACGTTTTACCATCACTTTCAATCCAAGGAAGAATTATTGGAAGAGATTGCTGTGAAGTTTGCTCAAGAAGCACACTCTACAATGCAAGCAGAGATCGGAGACCTTGGAAACGAGGGAACAGGATTGGATAAAATTCGAAGAGCTTTGATCGTTACTCATAATTGGAAGAAAGGAAAAGCGGAAGAAATTCGGTTCTTATTAGAATCGCTCTTCTCAGCCGGTAACCTTCAATTGAGAGATAAGATTCATAGAAAATCCGTCGATCTTAGTTTTCCACTTTTCGTGTCCTTAACGTTGGAAGGCCAACAAGACGGCTCTTTACAAAGCAAGTTAAGAGCGGATCATTTAACTTCCATCATCTTCGATCTTTCCGATGCGTTAGGGGAAAGGGTCGCTTTCTTCCTTTTAGGAAAGAGCAAAGAGAGCGACGATGAGATATATGAGCTAATGCTTTCGTATCATAAAACGATCGAAGGATTGCTCGGATGTCCGGAAGGCGGATTGGATTATTTCGATCGAAACGAATGGACGGAGTTATCTAAGTTATTTAGAAAACCCGAACCTATCGCTGAAAGTTTCTCGGAACCCGCTCCATTAGTGGCTAACGCCAGTTAA